TCACGTTCACTGCGCTGGCAGACATGTTGATTCGTTAGCTGGTTAAAAACGTATTCTACCTATGTTCGCGGGCGATTCCGAATTTTTCCGTTTCGCTTCAACGATATGCACGCCGAAGCACGGCCCGCGAACGCCTGTTTAGCGGGGTTCGACCACCCATGTGCCGTTGCGCTCGACGAGCGAACGATCGCATGCGAACTCGTCGAGCACGTGGTCGTGGCCCGGCAACGCCTGGATCACGACCTCGCCCGCATCGCGCAGCGCGGCGACGGCCGCGCCCAGTGCGTCGTCCTGCGCCCACGGCGCGAGAATCGCGGTGCCGCGCGCCTCGACCGGCGAAATCCGCGCGAGCTCGCGCAGGTCGAGCGAGAAGCCCGTTGCCGGTCGCGCACGGCCGTACGCCTGCCCGACGTGGTCATAACGCCCGCCGCGCGCGATCGCGTTCGGCACGCCGTCGATGTACGCGCTGAACATTGCGCCGCTGTGGTACGCATAGCCGCGCAGATCGGCGAGGTCGATCGCCACTTCCGCGCCCTTCGCCTGTGCCGCGAGCTGCGCCAGATCGTCGAGCGCCCGCGTGATTTCGGGCAGCACCGGCAGACGCGCACGCGCCTCGGCGAGCACGCTCGCGTCGCCGTAGAGGTTCGGCAGCGCGCGCAGCGCGGCGCGCGTATCGGCGCCGAGATCGTCGGTGAGTTCGTTCAGGAGCGGCACGT
The DNA window shown above is from Burkholderia cepacia and carries:
- a CDS encoding ATP phosphoribosyltransferase regulatory subunit, with amino-acid sequence MSTWLLPENIADVLPSEARKIEELRRRLLDRFRSYGYEMVMPPLLEYLESLLTSGGTDLRLRTFKLVDQLSGRTLGLRADITPQVARIDAHLLNRQGVTRLCYAGHVMHTRPRGLHATREQIQIGAEIYGHAGLEADLEIQQLMLDALHLAGLSRIRLDLGHAGVLAALLARDAQAAERGESLYDALSGKDVPLLNELTDDLGADTRAALRALPNLYGDASVLAEARARLPVLPEITRALDDLAQLAAQAKGAEVAIDLADLRGYAYHSGAMFSAYIDGVPNAIARGGRYDHVGQAYGRARPATGFSLDLRELARISPVEARGTAILAPWAQDDALGAAVAALRDAGEVVIQALPGHDHVLDEFACDRSLVERNGTWVVEPR